The Imtechella halotolerans DNA window AAATGGGTAACGGTGTAGATTTTATGATGCATACCCATGCATGGCACGGAAAGGCACCAAATGATGCTCAATTAGAATCAGCTTTATCACAAAACCCTGAAACTTTGGGAGATTATTAATTCATTTTTAATTAAAAACAGAACACCATAATGCAAAAATATATAGACACCGGAAAGAAAGATACTCGTAGTGGATTTGGAGCCGGACTAACCGAACTTGGGAGAACAAACCCCAACGTAGTTGCACTTTGTGCAGATCTTATCGGCTCATTAAAAATGGATGACTTTATTAAAGAAAATCCTGAGCGATTTGTACAAGTTGGAATTGCTGAAGCCAATATGATGGGAATTGCAGCTGGTCTAACTATAGGAGGAAAAATCCCTTTCACCGGTACTTTCGCTAATTTTTCTACGGGTCGTGTTTACGATCAAATTCGTCAATCAATAGCATACTCCCATAAAAATGTAAAGATTTGTGCATCACATGCAGGTGTAACTCTTGGTGAGGACGGAGCAACTCATCAAATTTTGGAAGATATTGGCCTTATGAAAATGCTACCTGGCATGGTAGTTATAAATCCGTGTGATTACAACCAAACTAAAGCTGCTACATTAGCAATTGCAGACTACCACGGACCTGTATATTTACGTTTTGGTCGACCTGCAGTAGCTAATTTTACTCCAGAAGATCAAACATTCGAAATTGGAAAGGCTGTTATGCTTTCTGAAGGCACTGATGTAACAATCGTAGCAACCGGCCACTTGGTATGGGAAGCACTTTTAGCTGCCGAAGAATTGGAAAAAGATGGAGTTTCTGCTGAAGTTATAAACATTCACACTATTAAACCTTTAGACGAAGAGGCCATCCTTAAATCCGTTGCTAAAACAGGTTGTATTGTAACATGTGAAGAGCACAACTATCTTGGCGGACTTGGTGAAAGTGTTGCGCGCGTACTTGTTAACAACTCTCCAGTTCCACAAGAATTTGTAGCCACAATGGATACTTTCGGCGAAAGTGGAACTCCAGCCCAATTAATGGCTAAGTACGGTTTAGATAGCGAAGCAATTCAAAAAGCTGTACGTAAAGTATTAACAAGAAAATAAATTTTTGGTAGGGTTTTTGAACACCTGGCTGTTGTATTATAAAACTTATACGTTATGAAAAAAACACTTATCGCTTTTTTTGCACTTGCCACAACAGCAGCTTTTGCTCAAGATTCCAATGCAGCCTTTGGTATTAAAGGTGGGTTCAACTACAATTCAAACGGTAAATTCTTTAAAGACGCTCAAGAAATCCCTAAAGGTCCAAAAATTGGATATCATGTTGGACTTTATGGAAAAATTGGTGATGACATCTATTTCCGCCCGGAATTAGTATACACCAAAACCAAGAGTGATTATGATGGTGATGACTTTGACATGTCAAAATTAGACATGCCTCTTTTGTTAGGTATAAAAGTAATTGGCCCATTAAGTGTGTTTGGAGGTCCATCCCTACAATACATTCTAGATACTGATTTCGATGGCATTCAATTAAACGATGTCAAAGATGAATTCACCATTGGACTTAATGCAGGGGTTGCACTTCAACTAGGAAAATTAGGTGTAGATCTGCGTTACGAACGTGGTCTTTCAGACAACGAAGCTAACTTTGTTGGTATAAGCAATCAAGGTAGGATTGATACCCGTCCTGAACAGTTAATACTCAGTCTTTCTATAAATCTATAAGATTATACAAAAGACCAAGAAACATAAAAAAGGCCGCTCTAAAAAGAGCGGCCTTTTATTATATTATTAATTCTATTAATCACATAAGTTTTCAGTACAAGTTTTATCCGCATAACTTGGATAAGCAGTATCATTACAATTTGGGAAACTTACCTGCCCTTTTGTTGCATCATATTCAATTTCACAAATAGAAGGAACTCCATCTTTATCGTGATCAATATTCTTGGTTAACAACAAATTTACCTGAAACAAAACTGGCGCATATGCTGGAACGGCTCCAGAACCTTGAAAATAAAAAGCACCTGAAGGGATAAAGAAGGCGCCAATACCATAGTTATCTGCAAATTCAAAAGTACCATCTCCATTATCAACCACATCACCAGAAGAAGCTTTAAGCTCTACCACCAATTCCCTATACCCCAAAGCAACACCAGCCGCATATTCATAATTTGGAGTCCACATAACGGATCCTATTTTCCAATCTCCAAGGATATCCATCCAAATAGGTCGGTAATTATTCATTTGATTTTCGAATACAACTCCAGTACTAAGCACCGATCCTTTATGATTTACATACACAGAGTCTGCCACTGTAGGATTCGCTCCTACACCTTCACGTGCAATCAAATAATACAACTTATGATCAATTTCATCACCATCTGCATTTTTAACTTTTATAGTTTTACTCTGCACTTGATCAATTAGGGGAGTTTTTCCGGCATTGTCGCCAGAAATAGTATCCACTACTATCTGATAATCAAACCCTTCAACTGGGTTTGCAAATTCATCATAATTATAAAAATGTGTTTCTAAAAAAGAGACTATAGCCTCATCATTTTCAATTGAAACTTCAAGCATATCTCGCGGTGGTTCTATTACCACATCATCATCTTTTTTACAAGATATTACCAATAAAGATAAACCTCCTAATACTACTGCTATTCGATTGCGTATCATATAGTCAAATTACTTATTTTACAAGGGTCACCAATTTTTAGACGACTTTTTCAAGTGCGCAAGATACAATTTTCTCTTATTTTTGCTCCACACATTTAACGTAGTTTTTAAGGTTTTATGAGAATTGATAAATATTTATGGGCTATTAGATATTACAAGACCAGAAACATCGCCACTGAAGCATGCAAAAAAGGACATGTAAAGGTTAATGGTAGTATCGTTAAACCCTCAAGAGAAGTGTATCCTACAGACACCTTAGTTGTACGCAAAAATCAAATTGATTTTCAACTAACTGTATTAGACATTCCCGCAAGTCGAGTTGGAGCCAAGCTTGTAGATATTTACCGAAAAGACACCACTCCACCAGAAGCATTTGCACATGCAGAGATGGTAAGATTATCTCAAGATTATTACAGACAAAAAGGAGAAGGAAGGCCTACTAAAAAAGATCGTAGAGCTATAGACGACTATTTAGATGATGACTTTTTTAATTCAGACCATGATGAATAAGGAATATTGGGAACAACGTTACACAAATCAAGAAACCGGTTGGGACATCGGATCATCTTCTACTCCTTTGAAGGAATACATAGAGCAATTAGAAAATAAAAATTTAAAAATACTTATACCTGGTGCCGGAAATGGCCATGAAGTCAGCCTTCTTCACGAACTAGGTTTCAATCAGGTGTACATTTTAGACATAGCAAAACAACCACTTGATAGGTTTAAAATAAACAACCCAACCTTTCCTATTGATCACATTTTACATCAAGACTTTTTTGAACTACAAATCACATTCGATCTTATTATTGAACAAACTTTTTTCTGTGCACTACCTCCTTTACTACGCCCAGACTACGCTAAAAAAATGTATGAATCACTTAATGATTCTGGTAAATTAGTAGGAGTACTATTCGATTTTCCACTTACAGAAAAAGGCCCTCCATTTGGCGGATCAAAAACAGAATACCATACGTACTTCACACCTTATTTCCAAGTAAACACTATGGAGAAATGCTATAATTCAATAAAACCAAGACAAGGAAACGAACTCTTTGTTATCTTTGAAAAACAAATTAAGACATTATTGTAATGAGTACCAAAACACGCATTCTATCCCACGAAGAAATCCAACATAAAGTTCGCCGTATTGCCTATCAAATTTACGAAAGCAATATGAATGAAAACCAGTTAATCCTCGCTGGAATTTCAAAAAGCGGCTACATTTTTGCTGAAAAATTAAAGGAAACTTTGAATCAAATTTGCAATCTAGAAATCCAATTATGTGAAGTACATATTAATAAAAGGAACCCTCTAGACACCATTACTACATCATTACCTGAAGAGATATATACTAATCAAGCTGTAATTCTGGTAGACGATGTTCTTAATTCTGGAGCAACCCTCATTTATGCAATTAAGCATTTCCTTAACGTACCATTGAAACGTTTTAAAACGGCCGTTTTAGTTAATCGAAATCACAAGAAATTTCCAGTAAAAGCAGATTTTAAGGGTATTTCGCTTTCAACCTCTCTTCACGAACATGTAACTGTCATCTTTGAAGATGGAAACAATGCTGTTTATCTAGATTAAAAATTTTTCAATTATCTATCAAAGCATTGATTTCCTCAACAATCTCATCAATTGTTTTTCCATCACAAGGTATTATTTGATTTGATTGTCTGTAAAATGAATTTCGTTCAAAGAGGTGTTTACCAATAAATTCAGGCAATTCTTCATCTGAAAGATGCGATATTAAAGGACGGTGCCCTTTTTCTGGCTTTAACCGTTCTACAAGTCCGGTAATACTCAATTGCAAATAAAAAACATTGGGTGTAGCCTTATTGATCTTCTTCATGTTATCACCAAAACACGGAGTACCACCTCCTAAGGATAAAATCATGGCTTCAGAACTAGACAGCAAAAATTCCAAATAACTCATTTCTTGCTTCCTAAAATAGATCTCACCCTTATTTTGAAACAATTCACCAATGGACATTTGCTCCTTTTCCTCTATAAAATGATCCAAATCAATTAAGGGAAGTGATAGCTTTTTTGCTAATTTTATACCAACTGTGGACTTTCCACTCCCCATATAACCTAGTAAGACGACCTTCACGATACTTCTAAAATATTTATTTATAACTAATTACGATATCCATTTAAAAAAAACACAAATTTATATCAAAAATGGCTTGAAAAATAAATTATTGATATTATATTTGCACCCGCCTACCAGAAAGGTAGGAATGCTTTTCAAAAGCAATGACTCGGTAGCTCAGTTGGTAGAGCACAACACTTTTAATGTTGGGGTCCTGGGTTCGAGCCCCAGCCGGGTCACAAAATATAATGAGGAATAAAGATTAGTACCACTAGCATCCTTGTTAAAAATTGTGCAGCTTCTAGATTTTGTAGAATTGTTTGCCTAAATAATTAAGTATACAGTAATGTATTTGACTCGGTAGCTCAGTTGGTAGAGCACAACACTTTTAATGTTGGGGTCCTGGGTTCGAGCCCCAGCC harbors:
- a CDS encoding outer membrane beta-barrel protein → MKKTLIAFFALATTAAFAQDSNAAFGIKGGFNYNSNGKFFKDAQEIPKGPKIGYHVGLYGKIGDDIYFRPELVYTKTKSDYDGDDFDMSKLDMPLLLGIKVIGPLSVFGGPSLQYILDTDFDGIQLNDVKDEFTIGLNAGVALQLGKLGVDLRYERGLSDNEANFVGISNQGRIDTRPEQLILSLSINL
- a CDS encoding RNA-binding S4 domain-containing protein, with the translated sequence MRIDKYLWAIRYYKTRNIATEACKKGHVKVNGSIVKPSREVYPTDTLVVRKNQIDFQLTVLDIPASRVGAKLVDIYRKDTTPPEAFAHAEMVRLSQDYYRQKGEGRPTKKDRRAIDDYLDDDFFNSDHDE
- a CDS encoding phosphoribosyltransferase family protein; the encoded protein is MSTKTRILSHEEIQHKVRRIAYQIYESNMNENQLILAGISKSGYIFAEKLKETLNQICNLEIQLCEVHINKRNPLDTITTSLPEEIYTNQAVILVDDVLNSGATLIYAIKHFLNVPLKRFKTAVLVNRNHKKFPVKADFKGISLSTSLHEHVTVIFEDGNNAVYLD
- a CDS encoding shikimate kinase, which translates into the protein MGSGKSTVGIKLAKKLSLPLIDLDHFIEEKEQMSIGELFQNKGEIYFRKQEMSYLEFLLSSSEAMILSLGGGTPCFGDNMKKINKATPNVFYLQLSITGLVERLKPEKGHRPLISHLSDEELPEFIGKHLFERNSFYRQSNQIIPCDGKTIDEIVEEINALIDN
- a CDS encoding FKBP-type peptidyl-prolyl cis-trans isomerase; this encodes MIRNRIAVVLGGLSLLVISCKKDDDVVIEPPRDMLEVSIENDEAIVSFLETHFYNYDEFANPVEGFDYQIVVDTISGDNAGKTPLIDQVQSKTIKVKNADGDEIDHKLYYLIAREGVGANPTVADSVYVNHKGSVLSTGVVFENQMNNYRPIWMDILGDWKIGSVMWTPNYEYAAGVALGYRELVVELKASSGDVVDNGDGTFEFADNYGIGAFFIPSGAFYFQGSGAVPAYAPVLFQVNLLLTKNIDHDKDGVPSICEIEYDATKGQVSFPNCNDTAYPSYADKTCTENLCD
- a CDS encoding transketolase family protein, which gives rise to MQKYIDTGKKDTRSGFGAGLTELGRTNPNVVALCADLIGSLKMDDFIKENPERFVQVGIAEANMMGIAAGLTIGGKIPFTGTFANFSTGRVYDQIRQSIAYSHKNVKICASHAGVTLGEDGATHQILEDIGLMKMLPGMVVINPCDYNQTKAATLAIADYHGPVYLRFGRPAVANFTPEDQTFEIGKAVMLSEGTDVTIVATGHLVWEALLAAEELEKDGVSAEVINIHTIKPLDEEAILKSVAKTGCIVTCEEHNYLGGLGESVARVLVNNSPVPQEFVATMDTFGESGTPAQLMAKYGLDSEAIQKAVRKVLTRK
- a CDS encoding SAM-dependent methyltransferase; the encoded protein is MNKEYWEQRYTNQETGWDIGSSSTPLKEYIEQLENKNLKILIPGAGNGHEVSLLHELGFNQVYILDIAKQPLDRFKINNPTFPIDHILHQDFFELQITFDLIIEQTFFCALPPLLRPDYAKKMYESLNDSGKLVGVLFDFPLTEKGPPFGGSKTEYHTYFTPYFQVNTMEKCYNSIKPRQGNELFVIFEKQIKTLL